The Glycine max cultivar Williams 82 chromosome 17, Glycine_max_v4.0, whole genome shotgun sequence genome contains the following window.
TTAGTGTTTGAACTTGTTTGTTCTCTGTGTTCTTGTTCCTTCGTTGTTATTGAATTCTAGGATTCTGTTTGACAAATGTTTCTATTTAATGTATCTGTTGTCACAAGTCAACTTATTTAGCAATCTTTTTTTACCTCTATAAACCAGATTGAATTTTGATTCTGaatttagtttcttaattattattgttttagaaattgattCAGACTTTGTTCTGATAAACTTGGAAGTAGAAAACACCCAAATTGTAATAAGGATCCCGTGAAGACCCTACATTGTCTGATATACCGTGTATTCTATGTTTGGATATGATTCTACTATAGATTAATAGATATTGGTATATGAATTGTTTAAATTGGGAAACATGATTTGATTCATATCTTTGGTCTTAAGAAAGTTTGTGTGACAATTAGTTGAGTGGAACACTGATAATCAGTGATAGGCTACTTCTTTTTATGATTGTATAACTTGGATTTATCTGCCAACATATTAATGTCTTTTTCCTTAACATTATACATATTAGGTTGAACTGATAATGCATTAGGATATTAGATTTTTAACTAGGTGACTGATAGTCTGATACAGGTTTTTCCTCACAAATGTATTTTCTAGATATTACTTATTAGATTTTTCACTTCTATAAGGTTATTAGATTTTTAATGATAAACACTGATGTAGTGTTATTAGAGAACTTCTATAAGGTTAATTCGcttatatcaaaattttatagcAAAGGCTTCTCGCATAATTCcaaattctttcttttctatttgtTGTGTCTTATCTCTCTATGCTTCTTACTCTTATGGGTCTTAAGATATTTAGTCTTGATTATaagtactattattattatgattatatacCACTACTACACACAGCCTTAGACAACAGGAGATAGGCAAAAAGCTTATAAGGTTGAAAAACCCACAAAGCGCCTAATGCCCTTAAGGCCAAAAAGTATGTAGGGCATGTAAGTTGACCAACTCTTGGGTaagttctttataaaaaaagtagtgTACCTCTTACTGGTTTCCCTCGCATGAACTTGTGTATATGCACCTATGCATATCAATTGAAATAACTATGGACAATAAAATGCAATCTACATTACCAAATACATTAATTGGAACAAAATGTGGTCTATATGACTGATTGTAATACCTAAATTACTAATGAACCATATTAAAGCCCAATGACCAAAATGCAATTAGCAaaacaaaatagtaaaaattagGTTTTTCTAATATGCTCCTTACGATTaaggtaacttttttttttgttaatttatgcaTGGTTTTGTTTTGAATCCCAACTATAATGTGTTGTGTTATTGTGCTTAATTTTTTGTTACCACTTGTGTAATCTTGCTTGACTACGTTGGGATTAATTTTCTAATACTGTTATAATTGTTTGTGAATTTAAGACAAAtgttattgtaaatttgttCATTGCATTTTTATTATTCGTCTTGGAAGCATTGAATTAGTTATTAAGATATTAAGATAAGTAATATAGATTACATTTTATTCCAATTGGCAATTGATGTGTAAAACTACATTTTGATGTCCATAGTCATTGGTAATTAGTATGCGTATTTATGCTAGGCTTATTGGGTTATTGTTAATGCATAGGGTTAGCCCATTTGAGAAGGGAGCTAATTTAGATATTTCTCTTATTGaatgatttgatttgtttttgtatacgagtcttttgtttgttttttgtttatgattttGAATTAGTGAAATATGTGAGAACTCAGAAGGAAAGAAGAATAAGACTCAGAAGGAAAGGAGAATAAGCTAAATAATATACTGCATATGGAATCATGATTTCAGGATGATTGATTGAATTGCCAATATTAGTCTTcgaatttgatttctttttatgataaatttactGCATAAATGGATTGGCAAATTCTCTCATTTTGCATATTCTACTTGATCATTTTCATTGTAATATAATGCATATGTTGGAATCCATGTTTGTTGATTGATTTGGCTTTgtctatgttttatttttagtgaTATGCTGAAAATTTTCCATCCAATAAAAAGCTtttctatgaataaaataaaaatttctacaTTGGTTTTGGAAAAATCATCTTAGTAATTAcatattctaagacaatttttaaaaaatcgtcttaaaatgttttcaaaaatgatttttggaaaattatctttaaatttatttgtttttaacatgttttaaaaaacattataaaacaatttcacaaaaatcaatgtaaaaacctatattctaagacggtttaaaAACTATCATGAAAAATATTCACTTTTCACAACAGTTGATtcaaaaacaattcaaaatgGTTGTGGAAAGGGTTCAAAAATTATCTTTGAAATACGATTTTGTAATAGTGAAAAACATTTAGAACTTGACTTGAAATGAAAAGGTTTTTGGTTTAAGAAGAATTGGTACTTtcttggaaaataaaacatttacttTTTGAAAAAGATGCTAAAGTTTAGGCCAACAAAATAGAGTTCTTTCAATTATATCATATTAGTTTTGtttctataaaaaaagaaataaaacacgGTCAAATACCAAACCACAACAAGAaaccaatattaaaaaaactaaccaATAAAGCTTGTCATGGAGAATTTCAAAGTTCATTCGAGCATTTGATCAAATACATAACCCACTCATCagtcaaaaacaaataaaaataactctATCATtcaaatgaaatgtataaagACTTGTAATACATCATTAAgataaaacattaaaagagTATATGAGTAGGAAAAGTTAGAACATTAATGCATAATAATAATGGTGCAACAAAGAGGGAAGGAAACCCAACTTCCTAAATTTTAAAGCTTCAATAGTTCAAACTTCAATATTGCATAGGAGAGGATAGAAAATCTCTTCTCCTTTGAAGATCTTTGTTGATTTCCAACATATTACAACAAAAAACACACATCTCAATCAAAAGGACTGTGAGcaaggaaagagaagaagaaagaaaactgaaagagaaaggaatttgaatttcaaattttgaaatatctCTATGATTTCAAAAGGACCTTTTATGTGAGtaggaaaaattaaaagtaatacgTTTTTCAAATTGGGAATTTTACCGGAATGACTGTGGACTTAACATTGCCCAAACCTACCTCCAACAATGAGTTCCATTGTATTTAAGATAGATTGATGTGTGTCCAACGTGATACACCACATGGACTCCTTGTCCGATAATAACATGTATATAATGGCACTTGCCATTAGAAATGGAGGATGTCATATTAGGCCAAGCTATGCTCGTGGCAGTGGCAGTACCACTTAATttcacttaaatatttttttaaagacaaatctttagtaattttttatgggCATAAGTTGCCAACATGTTCAAATTACACGTTTTTTCTTAAAGTCAATTTTAGTTATTAGTGATTAGTTTTTTCATtagtaaaaaattcaaaattcacgatttcttcttcattttattcttcttttactATCAACTCAATTTTATAACTcaagttttatataatttttttttcctaaaaataagaaattccTATAATCAAAAGTCATGAGATCAACTTTGAAAGCGTACGTAAAGATCATCAAATTGAAGTGAATTTTATCTCTTCCAATAAAATATTCTCTATAATCATgatcaaaaaataaacaattttatcaaCCTATTGCATAAAACTTACAAATGCTTGACGAGAGTTTAACATCAACACCTAACATAAATAATGTCAAGTCCTACCCCACTCACACGGAGGcattaaatttatgtaatataCCCAATTACGACCCTAGTCATTGACGAACATACACAGTGGGCTACCCAGTACAGAAAACATTTCCTATCAGTATCCAATATCCATTTTGTTCCAGTCATAGTGTCTCATGAATTCCACCTTTAATTTCCAATAAGAATGCCAATCAGCAGTATATAATGTGTATATCATTAATGTTGTACAGATACAGCTCCATCCTCATCTTAATTAACTGCTGATATCAGCCTAGCAACTCGTACATATAACATTGGTTGCATTATAGAAAGCTATAAACCTTGTTTTTGTTACAACAAACCTTTTCAAAAGTAACATTATTAGTTCCCTTGACCGTtaattcaataaaagaaaaagaaagacatTTCATGATAGCATTTCAACAATGGCCAGGATCcctaaattgaattatttaagtTTACCACATGCTGCATTTGCATCATTTTCTACAATGTTATGGTCTACATCAAAGGAAATACAAAGCATCGCTCTAGCtggcaatttattttattttattgtcatttaatttggTCTCCTTGATTGCATAAGAATGAtatcatctttaaaaaaaatcaatatatatgacAATAAGATATTGTAAACAATTATCATAATGTTAgagcttataaaaaaatgtcgTTTAAACATTTGTACAATTCAATATACTTACGTTTAAGCAACATCTTACAAAGTCGTTTAAGTATTTTTACAACGGAAGGACaacaattacaaattttaaatattataatggtaaaaaaaaacagagaaactaaaagccaaaaataatatatttagagaggtaaagaattattttttttacgataagaaaaagtatttaaacttataaaaaaactatcaaAGGATGGATAAATTGAACAAAACAAAAGCATGAGATGAcatgtgcatttttttatatttacgagTGCTATCTCAATCCAATTAGGTTTCTACACTAATTCTTTACCTAGAGGTTACATGTGATTAGTGTTGGAAAAAATCTAATTTTCGCatccattaaaaataaaaccaaattaaaatatacaagtGAAAAATAACTTTCACTTCTTAAACTAGCTTTTAAGATTGGATTACACTTAAACTTACCGTTCTAAAATTGGGATTAAACCATTAAATATCCTTATATATTTCATACCGTCAGTTTGGATTGCTCCACATATATTCTTTATTGAATAAACatctttaaaaaagaaatcGAAGACGTGTACGCTCACAAGAATTGGATAAAAGAGGTTTACAAGATTTAACACATAGGTGATAGGCTCACTTTATAGGCTTtgaatgtgataaaaaaaagaggtttaGGTATGAGTCGTATGATTTTGAGGGGCTCCACTTTTATTGGCTTTGAATTTTAGATCtatttcacaaaaaataatCCATAACTGACCATTGAGTGCTCTTGTTCTCGTTACTGTGTACTACGTAGACTTTTTGTGGGATTTGACATAGCATATATCACTAAATATTATAATGGTTGGAGTGAGTCATAAGAGTTGGAATAATAAGGAGGTTTATAGTTTGAATCTTCTCTCTAATAAAGCATACtaaatgttaaatttattgacattttttttatagacttCGAATATTTGCTGTTTGTCATAACTGACCATATTGAGtgttctttacttctttttctctttacaACGCacgcaaatatatttttaatactttttccttgattttttaagtttaaataatattttttaataatattatatcttcttataatatttttttaattttcttaattctttatatataaaataagtatttttaatatcttaataatataataaagcacAATTCCATAAGACATGTTATGCCGTgataaattatgtttgaatgagttttaaattaattatataaaaaccaacaaatttattatgtatttatcaTGTGCGAATGTTTATGATTTGATATCGTGGATagccttctctctctttctctttctcattaattaaatttctcgacattggatgatgtgtccCTGTAACTTAGGCAACGTAATTAATTATATCTGTAACTATAAGCGTGTGAGACAAATACCTAAACTTTGCAGAATGAGTCAGTGATGTgtgtagttttatttttatttttttaaaaagaatatattattcgtccataaatcatattttattaataatatgataatatttttttcgataaatatgataatatatattattcataacGAAGAACAAGCATATATAATAACCACACGATCCGAGCCCAACTTTATTGTCTTTATAAATTTGACAATACTTCAAATACTAGTATTATTTAGGGCAACAACATCACACAAAGAGAAGAAAActtacaacaataataatactgataaagaaaaacttacaacaatattcattttaagaacaaaaacatgcatTTATAACTTGGCTTAAAATGAAAAGGTTTTTGGTTTAAGGAGAAGTGGTACTTTCTTTGAGACAACAAGTCCAAATATCTCGCTCATATCTACATCTTGTGTATCAGTTTCAGGCAACTTCCAATCAAACCAGTAAAGAAGACTAGCAAGCAGATACTCAACAGAAGCAATTCCAAAATTCATCCCAGGACATCCTCTTCTCCCAAAACCAAATGGAATAAACTGAAAATATTCTTGACCTTTAAAATCAACTTTACTATTTTCGAATCTTTCTGGCAGGAACTCTTCAGGGCGTTCCCAAAATTTAGGATCTCTTTGCATTGCCCATGCATTGATATATACCATTGTTTTTGCAGGAATATCATATCCTTTCAGTTTTACATCAGACATTGTTACTCTAGGAGCCAAAAGAGGAGTAGGAATATGTAACCTTAGAATTTCTTTGACTACACATTTTAGATAGTGCATTTGACTAATATCATTCTCTTCCACTTTTGATTTATGACCTACAACTGTCCTCACttcttcttgaacttttttCATTATGTTCGGATTTCTTAAAAGCTCTGACATGGCCCATTCTAATACCGCCGCAGTTGTATCAGTACCTCCCACAAACATGtcctatataaaataataggaatGAAATTTTCATGAAACTTGTTAACAATTCACTCATTTGTCAAcgaagaattaaaaattataagaagtaaagtaaagaatattaataaattaaaaaataatataaattctaTACTTAACCAATTAGAttgactaaataaaaataatgcttATTAACTGTCTAGAAAGCTCAAATCTTAACAACGAATAATGACCTATCATTATTCTAACAAAGCGATGTGTTAGACAAAATCTCAAATATCTAAATGCTTGAATTCTTGCCTAgctatttcttttattagaagaaataaaatgttCACTTAATGAGATTACATGGATCTAAAAAATACCACTTTAGTCATATGAAGGAAGAAGATCGGTAGACTTTTCGAAGCTAATTATTGACACCTAAAGAAAGGACGAAATAGATGAAACCTCAGAAATAGAtagagaaaacacaaaaataaaaatagaaagatgTGAAACATGTTTTTGTAATATATAAGGTCTCCTATCTTTATagatcatacatatatatatacatacgtTAGCGTGTCATATATATACGTGCAATTTTGTTCTTTAGACGACTGAGGGAATAAATTTGTTTAGGAGACCGAAATATATAGTGATACATAAGAGGGGGGGAAAAGATACCGTTACAAGTGCTTTGATGTCAGTTTTGGTGAGCTCAAAGCTGAGCATGCTATCCTCTTGAAGTTGGAGTAGGATATCCAGGAAGTCTTTCCTTTTGGAGTGTTCACCTTCTCTTTTCTGAGCCAAATGTTCAGCAATTGCCTGATCAAACAAAGCATCCATTGCTCCAGCAGTGGCCTTGTATTTCTGAATTTTTCCAGTGAGAACATCCATCCAACCCAACCAAGGAAAGTAATCTCTCACTGTGAAAGCTGTGAGATGAATCATAACCTCCCTCGCTAACACTTTCCCACTGTTGTAACCATCTCTTGTAAAGTTCCTTCCAATAGCACACTTACACACAATATTATTAGACGTTGACATAAGCATCTCACTTAGGTTCACGTAACTTGCATCACTCGAGCTTGCCTCACGTAGCTTATTTACCAACTTCGCAGCCTCTTCTTCCCTTATGACACGAAATGATTGCACCCTTTTCATGCTTAGAAGTTCAAGGAcgcatattttccttttctgtctCCACTTTTCTCCATAGCTTGCGAAGCCAACGTCTGTGCATCCATAGAGCAAGATCTTTGCAGCAGTGTTGTGGGGTCTGTCAGAAAAGGCTAGGTCATGAGTTTTGATTATTTCCATGGCCACATCTACAGATGAAACCACTAGGGTTGGAGTTTGCATCTGCCCCAACTGCAACATCATCATATCACCATATTTGAGAGAGAGGTCTCGAAGAGATCGATGTGGCAGTGTTCCAAACTGATGAATGTTACCGATGATTGGTAGTTTTGGTAGAGATGGAGGCAGATTCAGATTGGTTTTGGGTTTGGTTCTTTTTGTGAGCTTAAACAATAAAAGCACActgataaagaaagaaagagatataTAGAAGGTAGAAGAAAACACTTCGTAAGGCCATTGTTTGAGTAGAGCCATTCTTTTTTGAACCACATCACAGTGTCAGAGTCCAGCCAACATATATAAGCATACATGGGACATGGCTGTTTTGTTTGAAGTTTTACTCTTCTTTGTTAACTTgcttttattaaaagattacTGTTTTACCcttcattatttatttgtttttattaaattttcttacgAGGCTTAGCTTCGATTTCCAAATATATGCTAGAATAATTATACTGAATACTTCTTTACTTCAAATAATTATAGTATTATGCAAGACCGGCCAAAGATATTCCTAAAGCCTAAAGCGAAATTTCACAAGAgactttttttaaagttaataaaagtaatagaaaaattataaactttacaaaaaaaataggtttaattatttgatttttataattataaaatttttctcttttaatttcttcttaataatatattatttagtccttacatatatttttttaattattttagttttcaccGTAGAGACTaataaaaaggattaaaataatatttgtaggaactaaaagaaaatatttcaaaaaatatagggacttaaaaattaaaaatggttcCTTCTTCGATAATGTCTTAACCTTATTTACCAAGAAAAAAATACACCTTGATGACCACAACACTAAACCAGTTAAGAGTAAAAGTTGTATAAATACTAACcctaaatgaatttttttgagAGACCTAGAGTAAATGAATTTTTCGGCATCTCATATTTTTTgggataaatttaattatttatccatAATTTTATGCTAAGTgcaaaagaagagagagaaaaaatgaagatagaAAAATGGCATAAACGGGTGACATGTGTCCAATTTCTTTGggcagtttatatatatatatatggtcctGTTAACCAATATCCTAATAGTAATGATTAaggaataaaaagagaaaatattttattataattcataTGAGAGtacaatttaaaatcataagaGAGAGCatgttttttcatattttaacaaaaatatttttctttttacttttttaacccATGTCCAAAGAATATTTTGTCATATATATAGAAAGAAATGTTATatgagaagaaaatattttataaaagaaaaaattaaatcagaatcatataattaaatatggatggttaaaatttaattttatgtaagtttttaaaaaaatgtgatttgaAATAAGtctaaattagttttataatagACTCAAAAGACGAcgaaagttaataaaaataatttaggatGACATCAGAaagtaaaaaatcttaattcatGTAACTAGGGATGGCTTTTTTATTGTTGGAGAAAATACTTTGTACTGTATATGGTTTGGCACTCCTGTTGGctgttatattatataatattatttttagctGATAGAAAATGGTGATTACAAATAAGATTAGTTTTATAAGATGactactctttttatttatttattattttatttatataaaataatttaaaataacatttattttgagacaaaaaaatattaaatattatattaatattttacgtTAAGAATCTTAAGACAATAGATATATTAACACGTACGTGGCACTTGTCTCTCtccaaatttatttaaacaacaaATTATGCTGCTGATGGCAGATGCCTGATGCCATGGATAACTAGATTCAAGTCTGtattatttttcgtttttattttccttcacctacaaaataagaacaaaaacaaaacaattcttCCGCATTTTGTCAAAGAAGTGGGTAGCCGAGTCGAGTCGACTTGTGTCTatcatattgattttttaaatcatgCTATATCCTTACCCTTTCAGATAGATAATATAGGgcattaaatttcaaattctacaaGAATAGAATTCACTTATTTTATGACCAATTCCAAATCATCAAACTCCCTTGAATACGGATGTTTTCTTTGATAGATTGCTACGTACTTCGATCATGGATGAGTATATATAGTGGACAAAGGTTGTGGAACTCGTATAGACTTTAATGTTCGAATAAGTAAAATTTTCAACATTAATTGTTCAATATTtataatgaaagagaaaatactTAACTGTGTGACAATGAGAGTTAGCTCTagtatttaactaattttttatgctTATAGGTGTAAAATGATAAGTGGTTATCAATCCGTATGAGTGGGTATTTGCCCGTCACCCCAAAGCAAGAAGCTCTTGGATGGCTGTAAGTCTGACCAATGGTGGGGGTTGATCCTGAAACTTGTTAAGATAGTACATGATGTAATAAATGATAAGGTAATCATGTAAGTAGGGATGGTTAAACGGACTTAGATCGATGAACCGGTACACAGGATTTGCAGTTCGTAAGGGTTatggatcttttttttttttaaatcgatAACTATATAGGATTTTAGGTCCGTCTCACATAATTTGTGAGTTATGCGGGTTTGATCCACGCGATCTGTAGGTTGGCCCATAAAcccataattaattaagttcaaTCCAAACCTAGTTAATCTTAAAAGTTAAATCTAAAATTTCTTTGTATTtatgttgaaaatttatttgattatgttaaaatttttgtaattaagtatttgttagagatttattaaaaaaatttaaatatatatatatatatatatatataattgaatgtaattggttatttttttaagagaaaaaatatatttattttaaaattatatttaaaaaaataataaactcacATATCAACTCGTTTGATTCACGGGACGAGAATAGACTAATATTTTAAGTCTTTTTCACTACCCAAACTACATATTTAAGTCTTTGTAAGATGCTTCTTTACACATACGTACACATTGGGACACGTTAATTCTTTTAATCTTATCATATGTTTCAAATTCTATACACCTAATGCGCTAttagtttttcataaaaattcatGTATATCCTAATATATTGTTATTCATTAAGACTTTAAAGGGTCAACTATTTTAACTGCAACGATCCAACACgtattttctattatttgtgTGCTTAAAAGCTGATTATTTGAATTGCGTGACTCAACTTGCAACGGCAACAAATTCGTCTTcactttaaattttcaaatttcctGTGCCTGCATCTATCATTTACGATCGGAAGTTGTTCACTTTCTTATCTCTTTGTCGTTTTGCAGGACCCTACATCCTTTTGGAGCTTGTTTTAATCCGTTGttgtaaaagaaatattattcttaattttctaatttgactttttaaaatcatattaaaatataaaaaaaaacaaaattgtaccaattatttttaataatatttactaTAGTTGTTTCTTTGGGCTGGCCCAATGTTTCGAATTACCCAAAACAACAAAGTCGTGTAGGCCTAACAAGCGATACTCCTTCATACCAAACATAACCTAACTTATTGTGTCAACACTGGCCACCTACAAACTAAATTAGTCTCAACTTTGTCTCATATACAGCAACAAAGATTTGATGTTCTTTCTTATTAGTAATCTTTGGGTCTAGACAGGATTTTCCAAGCTACTCTAAAGGTGACCCATGGGACCTGACTTTTCTACTGtttcttttgttccttttttccTGTGTTGTTCcttaaaaataacacaattttaaaattaaattacaaaattaaatattagcaCAACTACATGAACAGTATAAGaacagttgaaaaaaaaaaacaacaaagaaaccAATTTCGTGACCCTTACACTTCCCCTATCTATGTGGCGTCATATTACTGCTCCGATGACTCCCACAGTAACATCTACGAGAGGTCAGATAAATACACATTGGGAATTGAGATTAAGGGTGAAAATGAGTCAAAACTTGACAAGACGGCttgtttaactaataataataaactcgAAAAACTGAGTAAATAAACTCATTTTCTATCCATTATTATGTTCAATTCAAAAAATTGACtgaatatttctattttaaccAAAAGATATTTGGAGTTCTATTCGACATCCAATTAATTCTTCTCTCACTCGATCAACccattttagaataaaatataacttcaaTCATAACTCCATAttcaaataagaaattaaacctTAAACTTTTGTTAAAGAATCTATATATCAAATCACTTAtgccaatgatttttttgtaatataaactaactttaaaaactattaaaatcgGTCGGGAATTAATTAAACttaatctaataaaatttatattcagcaaaaatattatcaaaattaattataaaatactatgacaataaatttaaattttattgtataaattgttaaacGTTC
Protein-coding sequences here:
- the LOC100803922 gene encoding cytochrome P450 71A1, whose protein sequence is MALLKQWPYEVFSSTFYISLSFFISVLLLFKLTKRTKPKTNLNLPPSLPKLPIIGNIHQFGTLPHRSLRDLSLKYGDMMMLQLGQMQTPTLVVSSVDVAMEIIKTHDLAFSDRPHNTAAKILLYGCTDVGFASYGEKWRQKRKICVLELLSMKRVQSFRVIREEEAAKLVNKLREASSSDASYVNLSEMLMSTSNNIVCKCAIGRNFTRDGYNSGKVLAREVMIHLTAFTVRDYFPWLGWMDVLTGKIQKYKATAGAMDALFDQAIAEHLAQKREGEHSKRKDFLDILLQLQEDSMLSFELTKTDIKALVTDMFVGGTDTTAAVLEWAMSELLRNPNIMKKVQEEVRTVVGHKSKVEENDISQMHYLKCVVKEILRLHIPTPLLAPRVTMSDVKLKGYDIPAKTMVYINAWAMQRDPKFWERPEEFLPERFENSKVDFKGQEYFQFIPFGFGRRGCPGMNFGIASVEYLLASLLYWFDWKLPETDTQDVDMSEIFGLVVSKKVPLLLKPKTFSF